The following are encoded together in the Myxocyprinus asiaticus isolate MX2 ecotype Aquarium Trade chromosome 7, UBuf_Myxa_2, whole genome shotgun sequence genome:
- the LOC127443839 gene encoding sodium/potassium-transporting ATPase subunit alpha-1 isoform X1 encodes MGLGMGNDKYKLAASSEDGAKKPKKGKRKQKDMDDLKKEVDLDDHKLTLDEIHRKYGTDLNRGLSSSRAREILARDGPNALTPPPTTPEWVKFCKQLFGGFSTLLWIGAILCFLAYGIQAASEDEPANDNLYLGIVLAAVVIITGCFSYYQEAKSSKIMESFKNLVPQQALVVRDGEKKSINAEEVVAGDLVEVKGGDRIPADLRIISAHGCKVDNSSLTGESEPQTRSPDFSNENPLETRNIAFFSTNCVEGTARGVVINTGDRTVMGRIATLASSLEGGQTPIAKEIEHFIHIITGVAVFLGVSFFILSLILGYGWLEAVIFLIGIIVANVPEGLLATVTVCLTLTAKRMAKKNCLVKNLEAVETLGSTSTICSDKTGTLTQNRMTVAHMWFDNQIHEADTTENQSGTAFDRSSATWAALARVAGLCNRAVFLADQNQVPILKRDTAGDASESALLKCIELCCGSVKEMREKYTKFSEIPFNSTNKYQLSIHKNPNSSESKHLLVMKGAPERILDRCSSILIHGKEQALDEEMKDAFQNAYVELGGLGERVLGFCHFCLPDDQFPEGFAFDTEEVNFPTENLCFVGLMSMIDPPRAAVPDAVGKCRSAGIKVIMVTGDHPITAKAIAKGVGIISEGNETVEDIAARLNIPVGEVNPRDAKACVVHGGELKNMSEEELDDILKHHTEIVFARTSPQQKLIIVEGCQRQGAIVAVTGDGVNDSPALKKADIGVAMGIAGSDVSKQAADMILLDDNFASIVTGVEEGRLIFDNLKKSIAYTLTSNIPEISPFLLFIIANIPLPLGTVTILCIDLGTDMVPAISLAYETAESDIMKRQPRNAKTDKLVNERLISMAYGQIGMMQAVAGFFSYFVILAENGFLPSDLIGIRVNWDDKYLNDLEDSYGQQWTYERRKIVEYTCHTAFFASIVIVQWADLIICKTRRNSIVQQGMKNKILIFGLFEETALAAFLSYCPGMDVALRMYPLKPCWWFCAFPYSLLIFVYDEVRRYILRRSPGGWVEQETYY; translated from the exons GGCTTGTCCTCCTCTCGTGCAAGAGAAATCTTAGCTCGTGATGGGCCTAATGCCCTGACCCCACCTCCAACTACTCCAGAATGGGTGAAGTTCTGCAAACAGCTATTTGGTGGATTCTCAACACTGCTTTGGATTGGTGCAATCCTTTGCTTCTTGGCATACGGAATCCAGGCTGCCTCTGAAGACGAACCAGCCAATGACAAT CTTTACCTGGGAATTGTGCTTGCTGCTGTTGTCATAATCACTGGATGCTTCTCATACTATCAAGAGGCCAAGAGCTCTAAGATCATGGAATCTTTTAAGAACCTTGTTCCTCAG CAAGCCCTGGTTGTGCGTGATGGAGAGAAAAAGAGCATCAATGCTGAGGAGGTTGTTGCTGGTGATCTTGTGGAGGTCAAAGGTGGAGACAGAATCCCAGCTGATCTTCGCATCATCTCTGCTCATGGGTGCAAG GTAGACAACTCTTCACTCACTGGTGAATCTGAGCCCCAGACCCGTTCTCCTGACTTCTCCAATGAAAACCCCCTGGAAACTAGGAACATTGCATTCTTCTCTACCAACTGTGTTGAag GTACTGCCAGAGGAGTCGTCATTAACACTGGTGATCGTACCGTCATGGGTCGTATCGCAACCCTTGCATCCAGTCTGGAAGGTGGACAAACTCCAATTGCTAAAGAGATTGAGCACTTCATCCACATCATCACTGGTGTAGCGGTCTTCCTAGGTGTGAGCTTTTTTATCCTCTCCCTGATCCTTGGATATGGGTGGTTGGAAGCTGTCATTTTCCTTATTGGAATCATTGTCGCTAATGTACCTGAGGGTCTCCTTGCCACTGTAACG GTGTGTCTGACTCTGACTGCAAAACGTATGGCAAAGAAGAACTGCCTGGTGAAGAATCTCGAAGCTGTGGAGACTCTTGGCTCAACCTCAACCATCTGCTCTGACAAAACTGGAACATTGACACAGAACCGAATGACCGTGGCTCACATGTGGTTTGACAACCAGATTCATGAAGCCGACACCACGGAGAACCAGAGTGGAACAGCCTTTGACAGGAGTTCTGCTACATGGGCTGCCCTTGCACGTGTCGCTGGCCTGTGCAACCGTGCTGTTTTCCTTGCTGATCAGAACCAAGTGCCAATTCTTAAG CGAGACACAGCGGGTGATGCTTCAGAGTCTGCTCTGTTGAAGTGTATTGAGCTTTGCTGTGGTTCAGTGAAGGAAATGAGAGAGAAGTACACAAAGTTTTCTGAGATCCCTTTCAACTCCACCAACAAATACCag CTCTCAATCCACAAGAATCCCAATTCCTCAGAGTCTAAGCACCTGCTGGTGATGAAGGGCGCCCCTGAGAGAATCTTGGATAGATGCTCCTCCATTTTGATTCACGGAAAAGAACAGGCTTTAGATGAAGAAATGAAAGATGCTTTCCAAAATGCTTATGTAGAACTTGGAGGTCTTGGAGAAAGAGTGCTGG GTTTCTGCCACTTCTGCCTACCTGATGACCAGTTTCCTGAGGGCTTTGCATTTGATACTGAAGAAGTGAACTTCCCCACTGAGAACTTGTGTTTTGTTGGCCTTATGTCCATGATTGACCCTCCTCGGGCTGCTGTACCAGATGCTGTGGGCAAGTGCCGGAGTGCTGGAATCAAG GTTATCATGGTTACTGGTGACCATCCAATTACAGCTAAGGCTATTGCAAAGGGTGTTGGCATTATCTCTGAAGGCAATGAGACTGTAGAAGACATTGCAGCTCGTTTGAACATTCCAGTTGGGGAAGTTAATCCAAG AGATGCTAAGGCCTGTGTGGTCCATGGTGGGGAATTGAAGAATATGAGCGAGGAGGAACTGGATGACATCCTCAAACATCATACAGAAATTGTTTTTGCCAGAACTTCTCCACAGCAAAAGCTGATCATTGTAGAAGGCTGTCAGCGACAG GGTGCCATAGTAGCTGTAACCGGTGATGGTGTAAATGATTCTCCTGCTCTGAAGAAGGCTGACATTGGTGTGGCTATGGGTATTGCTGGATCTGATGTATCCAAACAGGCTGCTGACATGATCTTGCTGGATGACAACTTTGCTTCAATTGTCACCGGAGTAGAAGAAG GGCGTCTGATCTTTGACAACTTGAAGAAGTCCATTGCCTACACCTTGACCAGTAACATCCCGGAGATCTCACCCTTCCTCTTGTTCATCATTGCTAATATTCCTCTACCCTTGGGCACTGTCACAATTCTCTGTATTGACCTGGGCACTGATATG GTTCCTGCTATCTCATTAGCCTATGAAACTGCTGAAAGTGACATCATGAAGAGACAACCCAGAAACGCTAAAACAGATAAGCTGGTGAATGAGAGGTTAATCAGTATGGCTTATGGTCAAATAG GTATGATGCAGGCAGTTGCAGGTTTTTTTTCCTACTTTGTAATTCTTGCCGAGAATGGATTCCTGCCCTCCGATCTGATAGGAATTAGAGTCAACTGGGACGATAAGTATCTCAATGATCTAGAAGACAGCTATGGCCAGCAATGG ACCTATGAGCGCAGAAAGATTGTGGAGTACACATGCCACACAGCATTCTTTGCCAGCATTGTGATTGTGCAGTGGGCTGACTTGATCATCTGTAAGACCAGAAGGAATTCCATCGTACAGCAGGGAATGAA AAACAAAATCCTCATCTTTGGTCTGTTTGAAGAAACTGCTCTGGCAGCTTTCCTGTCCTACTGCCCAGGCATGGACGTTGCTTTGAGAATGTATCCTCTCAA ACCATGCTGGTGGTTCTGTGCCTTCCCATACTCACTGCTCATCTTCGTCTACGATGAAGTTAGAAGATACATCCTTAGGCGGAGCCCAGGAG GATGGGTGGAACAAGAAACATACTATTGA
- the LOC127443839 gene encoding sodium/potassium-transporting ATPase subunit alpha-1 isoform X2 has translation MVPAISLAYETAESDIMKRQPRNAKTDKLVNERLISMAYGQIGMMQAVAGFFSYFVILAENGFLPSDLIGIRVNWDDKYLNDLEDSYGQQWTYERRKIVEYTCHTAFFASIVIVQWADLIICKTRRNSIVQQGMKNKILIFGLFEETALAAFLSYCPGMDVALRMYPLKPCWWFCAFPYSLLIFVYDEVRRYILRRSPGGWVEQETYY, from the exons ATG GTTCCTGCTATCTCATTAGCCTATGAAACTGCTGAAAGTGACATCATGAAGAGACAACCCAGAAACGCTAAAACAGATAAGCTGGTGAATGAGAGGTTAATCAGTATGGCTTATGGTCAAATAG GTATGATGCAGGCAGTTGCAGGTTTTTTTTCCTACTTTGTAATTCTTGCCGAGAATGGATTCCTGCCCTCCGATCTGATAGGAATTAGAGTCAACTGGGACGATAAGTATCTCAATGATCTAGAAGACAGCTATGGCCAGCAATGG ACCTATGAGCGCAGAAAGATTGTGGAGTACACATGCCACACAGCATTCTTTGCCAGCATTGTGATTGTGCAGTGGGCTGACTTGATCATCTGTAAGACCAGAAGGAATTCCATCGTACAGCAGGGAATGAA AAACAAAATCCTCATCTTTGGTCTGTTTGAAGAAACTGCTCTGGCAGCTTTCCTGTCCTACTGCCCAGGCATGGACGTTGCTTTGAGAATGTATCCTCTCAA ACCATGCTGGTGGTTCTGTGCCTTCCCATACTCACTGCTCATCTTCGTCTACGATGAAGTTAGAAGATACATCCTTAGGCGGAGCCCAGGAG GATGGGTGGAACAAGAAACATACTATTGA